A window of the Nitrosococcus wardiae genome harbors these coding sequences:
- a CDS encoding alpha-amylase family glycosyl hydrolase, whose protein sequence is MVRSQDDYLWWQRGIVYQIYPRSFFDADGDGVGDLEGIRQRLDYLEWLGVNGIWISPIYPSPMKDFGYDISDYTAIHPLFGTLRDFERLLAEVHQRGIKLILDFVPNHTSDQHPWFKEACQSRTSAKRDWYLWADPAPGGGPPNNWLSEFGGSAWTWHAPSGQYYYHAFLPGQPDLNWRHPEVRQAMTEVMRFWLDKGVDGFRVDVVWHMIKDEHLRDNPPNPDYDAATHSPYNALIPAYSADQPEVHEVVAEMRKVINAYDERLLIAEVYAPIANLVKYYGLEQSGAQLPFNFHLLSTPWDAAHLREVIDEYEASVPEDEWPNWVLGNHDQPRVASRIGRQQARSAAVLLLTLRGTPTLYYGDELGMENVSMAPEEVMDPRGLNCPGKGLGRDAYRTPMPWTPGRNAGFSEGMPWLPLTKDFQEINVERERADPQSMLSLYRRLIALRQSAPALCVGEYDPIPVTPPLLAYRRYHGESDTFVVALNVSQEYHRFQVPKETGVARLVLSTEEISPGKNRLAEAMTLRPNEAVIIQFCKEAE, encoded by the coding sequence GTGGTTCGTTCGCAGGATGATTATTTATGGTGGCAGAGGGGAATTGTCTACCAGATTTATCCACGATCTTTCTTCGATGCTGATGGCGACGGGGTAGGTGATTTAGAGGGTATTCGCCAGCGTCTCGACTATTTGGAATGGCTAGGCGTCAATGGGATTTGGATTTCACCCATTTATCCTTCGCCGATGAAAGACTTCGGTTATGATATCAGCGATTACACCGCCATCCATCCCCTGTTTGGCACCCTCAGGGATTTCGAGCGTCTTCTCGCGGAAGTCCACCAGCGAGGTATCAAACTTATTTTGGATTTCGTGCCCAATCACACCTCGGATCAGCACCCGTGGTTCAAAGAGGCTTGTCAGTCACGCACGAGCGCCAAGCGGGATTGGTATTTATGGGCTGATCCTGCGCCAGGGGGTGGCCCTCCCAACAACTGGCTCAGTGAATTCGGTGGGAGTGCCTGGACCTGGCATGCGCCAAGCGGCCAATATTATTACCATGCTTTTCTCCCCGGGCAACCGGACCTCAACTGGCGTCATCCCGAGGTGCGCCAGGCGATGACGGAGGTGATGCGGTTTTGGCTCGATAAAGGAGTCGACGGTTTCCGGGTGGATGTGGTTTGGCATATGATCAAAGATGAGCATCTCCGGGACAACCCGCCCAATCCCGATTATGATGCAGCTACCCATTCCCCCTATAATGCCCTTATCCCTGCTTATTCGGCCGATCAACCGGAGGTCCATGAGGTGGTGGCGGAAATGCGGAAGGTGATCAATGCGTATGATGAGCGGCTGCTCATCGCTGAAGTTTATGCGCCGATTGCTAATCTGGTGAAGTATTATGGCCTTGAGCAATCTGGGGCACAGCTGCCTTTTAATTTCCACTTGCTCTCCACGCCTTGGGATGCCGCGCACCTGCGTGAAGTGATTGATGAATACGAAGCCTCCGTGCCCGAAGATGAGTGGCCGAACTGGGTGCTGGGCAATCATGACCAGCCCCGGGTGGCGAGCCGCATTGGCCGCCAGCAGGCGCGTTCTGCGGCTGTTTTACTCCTCACACTGCGGGGGACGCCGACCCTGTATTATGGGGATGAGCTTGGCATGGAGAATGTCTCTATGGCACCGGAGGAGGTGATGGACCCCCGTGGACTCAACTGCCCCGGCAAAGGACTTGGCCGCGACGCCTACCGCACGCCGATGCCGTGGACTCCCGGGCGCAATGCGGGCTTTAGTGAGGGCATGCCTTGGTTGCCGCTCACCAAGGACTTTCAAGAAATCAATGTCGAGCGGGAGCGCGCAGACCCCCAGTCCATGCTTTCGCTTTACCGGCGCCTTATCGCTCTGCGGCAAAGTGCCCCGGCACTGTGTGTCGGGGAGTACGACCCTATTCCCGTTACCCCTCCGCTGCTGGCCTATCGTCGTTACCACGGCGAAAGTGACACCTTTGTGGTGGCACTCAATGTGAGCCAGGAATACCACCGTTTTCAAGTGCCCAAGGAGACGGGTGTGGCACGGTTGGTGCTATCCACAGAGGAAATTTCACCGGGAAAAAACAGGTTGGCAGAAGCAATGACACTGCGGCCGAATGAAGCGGTGATCATCCAGTTCTGCAAAGAGGCAGAGTAG
- a CDS encoding polysaccharide pyruvyl transferase family protein — MFKVGISGSYGGLNLGDEAILQVMVSELRRTVPVEITVFSRDPEDTLKRQKVERAIPVRKLSRDEVLPEIQRLDLFLLGGGGILFDAEAKIYLREVALAHELGVPVMVYAVSAGPLHDPSAQKLVRDNLNQAAIVTVREKKARYLLEEVGVYREIIVTADPALLAVPEPLAGGALKNEGLAGRHRIVGMSVREPGVAAPDIDQKVYHALLANAADFMVDRFDADVVFIPMERQVLDVQHAHAVIAQMLRAPRATVLKGEYTPGQMLSLMSYFSFAVGMRLHFLIFAALQGIPFVALPYSSKVGGFLEDLDIETPPFKLVNAGRLIAHLDQSWDRRRSLQARIRRALPSLKSRAEENNTLATQLLVEKARSKTSQSALAPPNEDN; from the coding sequence ATGTTTAAAGTAGGCATATCCGGCTCTTATGGTGGTTTGAACCTTGGGGATGAAGCCATACTACAGGTTATGGTGAGTGAGTTGCGCCGCACTGTGCCCGTAGAGATTACCGTTTTCTCTAGAGATCCCGAAGATACCCTAAAGCGCCAGAAAGTGGAGCGGGCAATTCCCGTGCGCAAATTATCGCGGGACGAAGTATTGCCAGAAATTCAGCGCCTTGATTTGTTCCTACTTGGCGGTGGGGGGATTTTGTTCGATGCGGAGGCTAAGATCTATTTGAGGGAAGTGGCACTGGCCCATGAATTGGGAGTGCCTGTGATGGTGTATGCAGTAAGTGCTGGACCATTGCATGATCCGAGTGCACAAAAACTGGTACGAGACAATTTAAATCAGGCGGCCATTGTCACCGTGCGGGAAAAAAAGGCGAGGTATTTATTAGAAGAAGTAGGCGTTTATCGCGAGATTATCGTCACCGCCGATCCCGCCCTGCTGGCGGTGCCCGAGCCTCTTGCGGGGGGTGCATTAAAAAATGAAGGCTTAGCCGGAAGACATCGTATCGTCGGTATGTCCGTGCGTGAACCCGGAGTAGCAGCACCGGATATTGACCAGAAGGTCTATCATGCCCTGTTAGCAAATGCGGCTGATTTCATGGTTGATCGCTTTGATGCAGATGTGGTGTTTATTCCTATGGAGCGGCAGGTCTTGGATGTGCAACATGCCCATGCGGTCATTGCTCAGATGCTGCGTGCCCCGAGGGCAACAGTATTAAAAGGCGAATACACTCCCGGGCAAATGCTGTCCTTGATGAGCTATTTCTCATTTGCGGTCGGTATGCGGCTGCATTTCCTCATCTTTGCTGCATTACAGGGGATACCTTTCGTTGCTTTGCCTTATTCCTCCAAAGTGGGCGGATTTTTGGAAGATTTGGATATTGAAACGCCCCCATTTAAGCTGGTCAATGCAGGTCGTTTGATCGCTCATCTCGATCAATCATGGGATCGGCGCCGCTCCTTGCAAGCTAGAATACGGCGCGCACTGCCCTCTTTGAAAAGCAGAGCGGAGGAGAACAATACATTGGCTACTCAATTATTGGTTGAGAAAGCCAGATCTAAAACCAGCCAGAGTGCATTAGCTCCACCCAACGAAGATAATTGA
- a CDS encoding ZIP family metal transporter, whose translation MLLWRGVRALRGQFGGTRSKALMVYIAIGADLFSDGLMTGAGSAVTSGLGLLIGATQAVANIPGGFAATKNLQDNGVPRGRRWLLSFFLFLPVVASAAIGFWLLGGENNFVQHAALAFISGVLLLATIEDMIPEGDRPQPSRWISTLSFAAGFVGLSLAVSYL comes from the coding sequence TTGCTGTTATGGCGGGGTGTCAGAGCACTGCGCGGCCAGTTTGGCGGAACCCGCAGCAAGGCCCTGATGGTCTACATTGCCATTGGTGCCGATCTGTTTAGCGACGGCCTAATGACTGGTGCTGGCTCGGCGGTCACCAGCGGCCTCGGTCTACTGATCGGAGCAACCCAAGCGGTCGCCAACATTCCCGGCGGTTTCGCCGCTACAAAGAATCTTCAGGACAATGGAGTGCCCCGCGGTCGGCGCTGGCTGCTTAGCTTCTTTCTGTTCCTGCCGGTAGTGGCCAGCGCTGCAATTGGTTTTTGGCTTCTAGGTGGAGAGAATAACTTCGTTCAACATGCCGCGCTCGCCTTTATTAGCGGCGTACTGCTGTTGGCCACTATCGAGGATATGATTCCGGAAGGCGACCGACCACAGCCGTCCCGTTGGATCTCAACCCTGTCCTTTGCCGCTGGTTTTGTAGGCCTGAGTCTCGCCGTGAGCTACCTGTAA
- a CDS encoding APC family permease → MAKIKLARSLSLGTLIFYGIGDILGAGIYALVGKVAGAAGDGAWISFILAGILALVTGLSYAELAARVPHSAGASAYCAHAFRQPFIPFLVGVLVLFSGITSAATVALAFQGYLSVFAHAPTFLAAGLLIMAINMLNFIGIRQSAWTNNLFTLIEVGGLLFFIGVCLRYGISTYSPTQMLAALAPSVEVTAIVAGVTIAFYAFVGFEDMVNLAEEAKEPVRDLPRAILIAITATSLIYLLVIITVQIAMTPMEAAASERPLLSVLERAGLPIPAWAFALVAIIAITNTGLAGSIMASRLMYGMAQQALLPAPLAWIHPRRYTPWLSILVVTLLTLLWVIAGGVTVMAQTTGCLLVTIFLFVHLSLIRIRRRNGRLAGHFTAPRLNPYFGVLLCFPLLTQFPREVYERIIFIFLVVGVLFVLARPWRHSGGRDQRI, encoded by the coding sequence ATGGCTAAGATAAAGCTAGCCCGCAGCCTTAGCCTTGGCACTTTGATCTTCTATGGCATAGGCGACATTCTCGGTGCCGGGATTTATGCGCTCGTGGGCAAGGTGGCTGGCGCTGCAGGTGATGGAGCCTGGATCTCGTTTATCCTCGCAGGCATCTTGGCATTAGTAACCGGCCTGAGTTATGCGGAACTAGCGGCTCGCGTTCCCCATAGCGCTGGTGCCAGTGCCTATTGCGCGCACGCCTTTCGCCAGCCATTTATCCCATTTTTGGTGGGGGTACTGGTGTTATTCAGCGGAATAACTTCAGCCGCGACGGTGGCGCTTGCCTTTCAAGGGTATCTCTCGGTGTTTGCCCATGCCCCGACTTTCCTCGCCGCTGGGCTGCTGATCATGGCCATCAATATGCTCAACTTCATCGGTATCCGTCAGTCGGCATGGACAAATAACCTTTTCACCTTGATCGAAGTGGGGGGCCTGTTATTCTTTATAGGGGTTTGCCTGCGGTATGGGATTTCAACCTATTCCCCAACGCAGATGCTGGCAGCATTGGCACCCAGCGTGGAGGTGACGGCAATCGTCGCGGGGGTCACTATTGCTTTTTATGCCTTTGTGGGCTTCGAGGACATGGTCAATCTGGCGGAAGAAGCCAAAGAGCCGGTGCGCGATCTACCGCGCGCAATTCTGATCGCGATTACCGCTACCAGCTTAATTTATCTGCTGGTAATTATCACCGTGCAAATTGCGATGACACCGATGGAGGCTGCGGCCTCAGAACGGCCCTTACTATCTGTGCTGGAGCGCGCGGGGTTACCCATACCAGCCTGGGCTTTTGCGCTGGTTGCCATCATTGCCATTACCAATACCGGTCTGGCTGGCAGCATTATGGCCTCCCGCCTTATGTACGGCATGGCGCAACAAGCTTTATTGCCTGCTCCCCTCGCTTGGATACATCCGCGCCGTTACACGCCCTGGTTGAGTATTTTGGTGGTCACTTTGTTGACGCTGCTTTGGGTCATCGCCGGCGGAGTCACCGTCATGGCGCAGACGACCGGGTGTTTACTGGTGACGATATTCCTCTTTGTCCATCTTAGCCTTATCCGCATCCGTCGCCGCAACGGCCGCTTAGCAGGCCACTTTACTGCCCCTAGGCTTAATCCCTATTTTGGCGTGTTATTATGCTTCCCCTTGCTCACTCAGTTTCCGCGAGAGGTCTACGAGCGCATTATTTTTATTTTCCTAGTAGTCGGCGTGCTATTTGTATTGGCCCGTCCCTGGAGGCACTCTGGGGGTCGTGATCAAAGGATTTAA
- the prmB gene encoding 50S ribosomal protein L3 N(5)-glutamine methyltransferase — protein sequence MSTPPENQAQQLHTLRDFIRWGASRFNEAGLFFGHGTDNAIDEATALVLHALHLAPQSLPAEFFGARLTEIEKRQILALLERRIRERIPAPYLTHEAWFAGLSFYVDERVLIPRSPLAELIEQHFTPFVSPERVHTLLDLCTGSGCIAIATAYAFPQAQVDATDISQEALAVARLNIERYGLEDQVHALPSNLFEGLKERRYDLILSNPPYVGEAELASLPKEYHYEPRQALEAENEGLSLVLQILLQAPDHLNKQGILIVEVGNSEAALNRRLPEVPFLWLEFERGGYGVFLLTREQLINAKEVIAKALPSY from the coding sequence TTGAGCACCCCACCGGAGAACCAGGCACAGCAGCTACATACCTTGCGGGATTTTATCCGCTGGGGTGCCAGCCGCTTTAATGAGGCGGGGCTTTTTTTTGGCCACGGCACCGACAATGCCATTGATGAAGCCACCGCCCTAGTTCTCCACGCCCTCCATTTGGCCCCACAAAGCTTGCCTGCTGAGTTTTTCGGGGCCCGCCTGACTGAAATAGAAAAACGCCAGATATTGGCCTTGCTGGAACGCCGGATTCGGGAACGAATTCCAGCCCCTTACCTTACCCACGAGGCCTGGTTTGCAGGACTGAGTTTCTACGTGGATGAGCGGGTTTTGATCCCCCGATCGCCCCTAGCCGAACTCATTGAGCAACATTTTACCCCCTTTGTCTCCCCCGAGAGGGTTCACACCCTGCTGGATCTTTGTACCGGCAGCGGTTGTATCGCTATCGCTACCGCCTACGCCTTCCCCCAGGCCCAAGTGGACGCCACCGATATCAGCCAAGAGGCCTTGGCAGTGGCGCGCCTCAATATCGAGCGATATGGCCTTGAAGATCAAGTGCATGCCCTCCCCTCCAACCTCTTCGAGGGGTTAAAGGAGCGGCGCTATGATCTGATTCTCAGCAACCCCCCTTATGTGGGGGAGGCGGAACTGGCTTCTCTGCCCAAGGAATATCACTATGAACCCCGGCAGGCTTTGGAGGCAGAAAATGAGGGCTTAAGCCTCGTTCTCCAAATCCTGCTCCAGGCCCCTGATCACCTCAATAAACAAGGGATTCTCATTGTCGAGGTGGGGAACAGTGAAGCGGCCCTGAACAGGCGCCTGCCTGAAGTCCCCTTCTTATGGCTGGAATTCGAACGGGGCGGCTATGGGGTTTTCCTGCTAACGCGGGAACAGCTCATCAATGCCAAAGAAGTCATTGCCAAGGCCCTCCCCTCCTATTAA
- a CDS encoding chloride channel protein, with product MFSPKATLENLRIRVASVEALPQLSLLGLLAGLLAGTVTVAFRLAVDIDQTALLPSHQVDDFESLNWIGRLLLPTLGGLGIGLLQEIAHTYRTVGVVHVLERIAYYQGRLPWRNALQQFVTAALSIIYGHSVGREGPSVHLGAASGSLLGQWLELPNNALRTLVACGIAAAIAASFNTPLAGVIFSMEVIMMQYQLAGVAPIILAAVVGAAIAWAVFGPSPAFSVPPTEMQSLLDLPYLVLIGLVVGILAATYNWLLRFFSRLGNSRPVWQRCTAAGLLVGLCGIAVPEIMGLGYDTVNAALLGQLGLGTLVAITTLKLFATTACVGLGIPGGLIGPTLVIGTAAGGALGIIGTALLPQEASPLALYAMVGMAAMMSATLQAPLAALMALVELTADPHILFPGMLAVVVANLGAKELFHQEALFLMLLRTRGLDYHYAPTALKLRQTGVASVMDRRFVELPVTIDRKTMAQALAKNPRWVVVKQDFRPISVIQAADVARALSEESLDLLDLMEIPAAREDIRPIPFHATLQEALEILDTSHANMLYVERRIGPTSTRIYGVLSRQDIESYYG from the coding sequence TTGTTCAGCCCAAAAGCCACTCTAGAAAATTTACGAATACGCGTTGCCTCAGTAGAAGCCCTGCCCCAACTCTCTCTTCTCGGTTTGCTAGCTGGGCTGTTGGCAGGGACCGTCACGGTAGCCTTTCGGCTAGCAGTAGATATAGATCAGACTGCCCTCCTCCCTAGTCATCAGGTCGATGACTTCGAAAGCCTCAATTGGATCGGACGGTTATTGCTTCCCACCCTGGGGGGGTTGGGTATCGGCTTACTACAAGAGATTGCCCATACCTACCGAACAGTAGGAGTAGTCCATGTCCTGGAACGGATCGCCTATTATCAAGGCCGTCTGCCTTGGCGCAATGCCCTGCAACAATTCGTGACTGCAGCCCTTTCAATTATCTATGGGCACTCGGTAGGGCGCGAAGGTCCCAGTGTGCACTTAGGCGCTGCCAGCGGCAGCTTACTGGGACAATGGCTGGAATTACCTAATAATGCTCTCCGTACCCTGGTGGCCTGCGGTATTGCCGCAGCTATTGCGGCCTCCTTTAATACTCCCTTGGCGGGAGTCATCTTCTCTATGGAAGTGATCATGATGCAGTATCAGCTCGCCGGAGTGGCACCCATCATCCTAGCTGCCGTAGTAGGGGCAGCTATCGCTTGGGCCGTGTTTGGACCTTCTCCAGCTTTTTCCGTACCTCCTACCGAAATGCAGTCCCTGCTCGATCTCCCTTACCTGGTGCTAATTGGGCTCGTAGTGGGCATTTTAGCAGCCACCTATAATTGGCTACTGCGATTTTTTTCCAGACTGGGAAATAGCCGGCCTGTTTGGCAACGCTGCACTGCCGCCGGGCTGCTGGTCGGCCTTTGTGGGATTGCCGTCCCTGAAATTATGGGCCTTGGCTATGATACGGTAAACGCCGCTCTCCTCGGTCAGCTTGGCCTGGGGACTCTGGTGGCCATTACGACCCTTAAATTATTTGCTACCACCGCCTGTGTGGGCTTAGGGATACCAGGGGGACTGATTGGTCCCACCCTCGTCATTGGTACGGCGGCAGGTGGAGCACTAGGCATTATCGGTACGGCCTTGCTCCCACAAGAGGCCTCCCCTCTCGCCCTTTATGCCATGGTGGGAATGGCTGCCATGATGAGCGCTACTTTACAAGCGCCTCTGGCAGCTCTCATGGCCTTAGTGGAACTGACGGCCGATCCCCATATTCTCTTTCCAGGAATGTTGGCGGTGGTCGTGGCCAATCTGGGAGCGAAAGAACTGTTTCATCAGGAAGCCCTCTTTCTGATGCTGTTGCGAACCCGCGGTCTGGATTATCATTATGCGCCTACGGCCCTCAAACTCCGACAAACTGGAGTTGCAAGCGTGATGGATCGTCGCTTTGTGGAACTCCCCGTTACCATAGACCGAAAAACCATGGCCCAAGCCCTAGCAAAAAATCCCCGCTGGGTAGTGGTGAAGCAAGATTTCCGACCCATCTCCGTGATACAAGCCGCTGATGTGGCCCGGGCCTTAAGTGAAGAAAGCCTGGATCTTCTTGATCTCATGGAAATCCCCGCAGCCCGAGAAGATATCCGACCTATCCCCTTCCACGCAACACTCCAGGAAGCCCTGGAAATCCTCGATACCAGCCATGCCAACATGCTGTATGTCGAACGGCGCATAGGGCCTACCAGCACGCGAATTTATGGGGTATTAAGCCGGCAAGATATCGAGTCTTATTACGGCTAA
- the leuC gene encoding 3-isopropylmalate dehydratase large subunit: MGGKTLYDKLWDSHVVRTDPGGTALLYIDRHLVHEVTSPQAFEGLRLAGRKPWRQGANLAVPDHNVPTTDRSQGIQDPISRAQVEALDRNCQELGLTEFRMDDPRQGIVHIVGPEQGATLPGMTVVCGDSHTATHGAFGALAFGIGTSEVEHVLATQCLLQRKSKNMLIQASGKLAPGVYSKDLILAIIAQIGTAGGTGYTIEFGGETIRALSMEGRMTLCNMAIEAGARAGLVAVDEITIDYLKGRPFAPSSLYWDQAVDAWRTLRSDPDAHFDRVVTMDVSTLKPQVSWGTSPEMVVSIDGQVPDPQQEPEPTKRAGIERALEYMGLKANTPISAIRPDIVFIGSCTNARIEDLREAAQVVVGHKVAGNIKQALVVPGSGLVKRQAEEEGLDQIFKEAGFEWREPGCSMCLAMNADRLEPGERCASTSNRNFEGRQGQGGRTHLVSPAMAAAAAIAGHFMDVSTLKH, encoded by the coding sequence ATGGGCGGAAAAACTCTGTACGACAAACTCTGGGATTCCCACGTAGTCCGCACCGATCCGGGCGGCACCGCATTACTCTATATCGACCGACACCTGGTCCATGAGGTCACCTCCCCACAAGCCTTTGAGGGACTACGCCTTGCGGGCCGCAAGCCCTGGCGGCAGGGAGCCAATCTGGCGGTACCGGATCATAACGTGCCCACTACTGACCGCAGCCAGGGCATTCAGGATCCCATTTCCCGGGCCCAAGTGGAAGCCCTGGATCGGAATTGCCAGGAGCTAGGCCTTACTGAATTTAGGATGGATGATCCCCGCCAGGGTATCGTCCATATCGTCGGCCCGGAACAAGGAGCCACCTTGCCCGGCATGACCGTTGTCTGTGGCGATTCCCACACCGCCACCCATGGGGCCTTCGGCGCCCTCGCCTTTGGCATCGGCACCTCCGAGGTGGAGCATGTGCTGGCCACCCAGTGTTTGCTCCAGAGAAAGTCCAAAAATATGCTGATCCAGGCCAGCGGCAAGCTGGCCCCGGGGGTGTATAGTAAGGATCTCATCCTGGCGATCATTGCCCAGATTGGGACCGCCGGCGGCACCGGTTACACCATCGAGTTTGGCGGAGAAACCATTCGCGCCTTATCCATGGAAGGGCGCATGACCCTTTGTAACATGGCCATCGAAGCCGGCGCCCGAGCAGGCTTAGTCGCCGTGGATGAGATCACCATCGACTACCTCAAAGGCCGGCCTTTTGCCCCTTCTTCCCTTTACTGGGATCAAGCCGTGGACGCTTGGCGAACCCTCCGAAGCGACCCGGATGCCCATTTTGATCGGGTGGTCACGATGGACGTCAGCACCCTTAAACCCCAGGTGAGTTGGGGCACTTCTCCCGAAATGGTGGTCTCCATTGACGGGCAGGTACCGGATCCCCAGCAGGAACCCGAGCCCACCAAGCGGGCTGGCATAGAAAGAGCCCTGGAATACATGGGCCTTAAAGCCAATACCCCCATCAGTGCAATTCGTCCCGATATCGTCTTTATCGGCTCCTGCACCAACGCCCGCATTGAAGACCTGAGGGAAGCTGCCCAGGTGGTGGTTGGCCATAAAGTGGCCGGGAATATCAAACAGGCCCTAGTGGTCCCTGGCTCCGGACTGGTAAAACGCCAGGCCGAAGAGGAAGGTTTGGATCAAATCTTTAAAGAGGCGGGCTTTGAATGGCGGGAGCCTGGCTGCTCCATGTGTTTGGCCATGAATGCCGATCGCTTGGAGCCGGGAGAGCGGTGCGCCTCCACCTCCAATCGCAATTTTGAAGGTCGTCAAGGCCAGGGAGGACGCACCCATCTGGTCAGCCCGGCCATGGCCGCGGCGGCTGCCATTGCCGGCCATTTCATGGATGTTTCCACCCTCAAGCACTAA
- the htpX gene encoding protease HtpX — protein sequence MKRVMLFLLTNLAILVVLGIVVNVLGANRFLSQAGIDMTGLLIFAAIFGMGGSFISLALSKWIAKRVTGAQIIEQPKNSAEQWLVETVRAQARRAGIGMPEVAIYTSPAPNAFATGGNRNNALVAVSTGLLEQMTQDEIEAVLAHEISHVANGDMVTLALIQGVLNTFVIALARIVGYMVDRALRPSEEAYAGPGMGFWITTIIAEILFGILASMIVFWFSRYREFRADAGGANLAGRQKMIAALERLGRVAEPSHLPSEMRAFGINGGMRKHLTKLFRTHPPLEERIAALKALR from the coding sequence ATGAAACGCGTGATGCTATTTCTGCTCACTAACTTAGCCATTCTAGTAGTGCTTGGCATTGTTGTTAATGTACTCGGTGCCAATCGCTTCCTCAGTCAGGCGGGTATCGATATGACTGGCTTGCTTATCTTTGCAGCCATTTTTGGGATGGGCGGCTCGTTTATTTCACTTGCCCTGTCCAAGTGGATTGCCAAGCGTGTTACGGGCGCTCAGATTATCGAACAGCCCAAAAACTCGGCTGAGCAATGGTTAGTAGAAACAGTTCGGGCCCAGGCTAGACGGGCAGGAATTGGTATGCCAGAGGTAGCGATTTACACTTCGCCAGCTCCTAATGCCTTTGCCACTGGTGGCAACCGTAATAATGCCTTGGTCGCAGTGAGTACAGGTCTGTTAGAGCAGATGACGCAGGATGAGATAGAAGCCGTATTAGCTCATGAGATAAGCCACGTGGCGAACGGCGATATGGTCACTTTGGCTCTGATTCAAGGGGTGCTCAACACCTTTGTCATCGCTCTGGCCCGGATCGTGGGCTATATGGTAGATCGCGCCCTGCGTCCCAGCGAAGAGGCCTATGCAGGACCGGGTATGGGTTTCTGGATAACTACGATTATTGCCGAGATCCTATTTGGTATTCTGGCTTCCATGATTGTATTTTGGTTTAGCCGCTACCGCGAGTTCCGCGCTGATGCGGGGGGAGCGAATTTAGCGGGTCGGCAGAAGATGATCGCTGCTCTAGAGCGTCTAGGGCGTGTTGCAGAGCCCTCACATTTGCCTTCCGAGATGAGGGCCTTTGGTATCAATGGGGGAATGAGAAAGCACCTGACCAAACTGTTTCGTACCCACCCTCCTTTGGAAGAGCGCATCGCGGCTTTAAAGGCTTTGCGTTAA
- a CDS encoding DUF421 domain-containing protein, translated as MMDHLIGEGGELGWVVLKALLLYLTAIIGFRFGERRTLMEMSPFDFVAAVAVGAIVGRVPNASTTSYLAGAVTLLTLLVAHRLITQLRYFPSMADLIDPPPRLLMAHGGVLEGELRRCGLTRNDLYGLLRQQGIEDLSEVQFVICEQRGQISIVRQTDRGGADPCLVRDIRARTSS; from the coding sequence ATGATGGACCATTTAATCGGAGAAGGCGGGGAATTGGGTTGGGTAGTGCTAAAGGCGCTCCTGCTCTATCTCACGGCCATTATTGGTTTTCGCTTTGGCGAACGCCGCACCCTCATGGAGATGTCACCATTTGATTTTGTTGCCGCTGTTGCGGTGGGCGCTATCGTCGGGCGCGTGCCGAATGCCAGTACCACCAGTTATCTTGCCGGCGCGGTCACCCTCCTCACTTTGCTCGTTGCGCACCGACTCATCACACAGTTGCGCTATTTCCCCAGTATGGCCGATCTGATTGATCCCCCTCCACGCCTGCTTATGGCCCACGGGGGGGTGCTCGAGGGTGAGTTGCGGCGGTGCGGATTAACACGTAATGACTTGTACGGCCTACTCCGTCAGCAGGGCATTGAGGATCTCAGTGAGGTGCAATTTGTGATCTGCGAGCAGCGTGGGCAGATCTCCATCGTCCGTCAAACCGATCGAGGTGGCGCCGACCCGTGCCTGGTGCGCGATATCAGGGCGCGGACGTCCTCATGA